The Candidatus Zixiibacteriota bacterium genome has a window encoding:
- a CDS encoding DUF134 domain-containing protein — protein MPRPKKWRCCRRYEADRVYKPQGIPLRELATTELTLDQFEALRLCDVEGLEQEAAGERLGVSRGTVQRLLYTARKLLIAAILNNEAVVINLRESESCHVDMHPHQWQCRSRRHGL, from the coding sequence ATGCCACGACCCAAGAAATGGCGCTGTTGCCGCCGCTACGAAGCTGATCGCGTTTACAAGCCGCAAGGAATTCCACTGCGGGAGCTGGCCACAACCGAGTTGACCCTCGACCAGTTCGAGGCGTTGCGGCTGTGCGATGTTGAGGGTCTGGAGCAGGAGGCGGCGGGAGAACGACTGGGCGTGTCGCGCGGAACCGTACAACGCCTGCTCTATACAGCGCGCAAGCTGTTAATCGCGGCAATTCTCAACAATGAAGCGGTTGTTATCAACCTGAGAGAAAGTGAGTCTTGTCATGTTGACATGCATCCCCACCAATGGCAGTGCCGGTCGCGACGAC